From Pseudomonas sp. StFLB209, a single genomic window includes:
- the tssI gene encoding type VI secretion system Vgr family protein → MNFQQLTRMTQVTSPLGPDVLLLKDMSGGDELGRLFNYELQLTSKDGALDLNQLLGKPMSLSVQLGGGGQRYFHGIVARCSQNVDRGQFASYQVTLRPWLWLLSRTSDCRIFQHLSVPQIIKQVFRDLGFSDFEDALSRPYREWEYCVQYRETSLDFVSRLMEHEGIYYFFRHEQDRHVLVLADAYGAHQSAPGYASVPYFPPDGQHRERDHFNDWRLAQEVQPGSLELNDYDFERPSARMEVRSAMPRPHSAGDYPLYDYPGAYVQSQDGEHYARTRLEALQSLHERVELSGNARGPGAGNLFSLTGFGRQDQNREYLVVAGRYYIAQESLESGNGGGLQFEVGLTCIDAQQSFKPLASTIKPLVQGPQTARVVGPAGEEIWTDQYGRVKVHFYWDRHDQSNENSSCWIRVSQSWAGKNWGSMQIPRIGQEVIVSFLEGDPDRPIITGRVYNAEQTVPYDLPANATQSGMKSRSSKGGTPANFNEIRMEDKKGQEQLFIHAERNQDIEVENDETHWVGHDRRKTIDHDETVHVKHDRTETVDNNETITVHANRSKTVDRNETVKIGMNKSETILMASLQNVGMGRMENVGFGYSLNVGMMMNTLVGMSQTTQVLKKKSTSVGEAYTLSVGGTDDGSTINMDGKTIKLGSKVIELTADQEIRLACGQSTIRITANEIEILSPNVDINC, encoded by the coding sequence ATGAATTTCCAGCAACTCACGCGTATGACCCAAGTCACCAGCCCGCTCGGGCCGGATGTGCTGTTGCTCAAGGACATGAGCGGTGGCGATGAGTTGGGCAGGTTGTTCAACTATGAGCTGCAACTGACTTCCAAGGACGGTGCGCTGGACCTCAATCAGTTGCTCGGCAAGCCCATGAGCCTGTCGGTGCAGCTGGGCGGCGGTGGCCAGCGTTACTTTCATGGCATCGTCGCGCGCTGCAGCCAGAACGTTGATCGTGGCCAGTTCGCCAGTTATCAGGTGACCCTGCGGCCCTGGCTGTGGCTGCTCAGTCGCACCTCGGACTGCCGGATCTTCCAGCACCTGAGCGTGCCGCAGATCATCAAGCAGGTGTTTCGTGATCTGGGTTTTTCTGATTTTGAAGACGCGCTGAGCCGTCCCTATCGCGAGTGGGAATACTGCGTGCAGTACCGCGAGACCAGCCTGGATTTTGTCAGCCGGCTGATGGAACACGAGGGCATCTATTACTTTTTCCGCCATGAGCAGGACCGTCATGTGCTGGTGCTGGCCGACGCCTACGGCGCGCATCAGTCGGCGCCCGGCTACGCCTCGGTGCCGTACTTTCCACCTGACGGCCAACACCGTGAACGCGACCACTTCAATGACTGGCGGCTGGCTCAGGAGGTGCAGCCCGGTTCACTGGAGCTTAATGACTACGACTTCGAACGGCCCAGCGCCCGCATGGAAGTGCGCTCGGCCATGCCGCGCCCGCACAGCGCCGGCGATTACCCGCTGTACGACTATCCCGGCGCCTACGTGCAGAGCCAGGACGGCGAGCACTATGCCCGCACCCGCCTGGAAGCCCTGCAAAGCCTGCATGAACGGGTCGAGCTGAGCGGCAATGCCCGCGGCCCCGGTGCCGGGAACCTGTTCAGCCTGACCGGCTTTGGCCGCCAGGATCAGAACCGTGAATACCTGGTGGTCGCCGGGCGTTATTACATCGCCCAGGAAAGCCTGGAGAGCGGCAACGGCGGCGGCTTGCAGTTCGAGGTCGGGCTGACCTGCATCGACGCCCAGCAGAGCTTCAAGCCGCTGGCGAGCACCATCAAACCGCTGGTGCAGGGGCCGCAGACCGCCCGTGTCGTCGGGCCGGCCGGTGAGGAGATCTGGACCGACCAATATGGCCGGGTGAAGGTGCATTTCTACTGGGACCGGCACGATCAGTCCAACGAGAACAGCTCGTGCTGGATTCGGGTGTCGCAGTCCTGGGCCGGCAAGAACTGGGGCTCGATGCAGATTCCGCGCATCGGCCAGGAAGTGATCGTCAGCTTTCTGGAAGGTGACCCCGACCGGCCGATCATCACCGGCCGGGTCTACAACGCCGAACAGACGGTGCCCTACGACCTGCCCGCCAACGCCACCCAAAGCGGCATGAAAAGCCGCTCCAGCAAGGGCGGCACGCCGGCCAACTTCAATGAAATCCGCATGGAGGACAAGAAAGGTCAGGAGCAGTTGTTTATCCATGCCGAGCGTAATCAGGACATCGAGGTCGAGAACGACGAAACCCACTGGGTCGGGCATGACCGGCGCAAGACCATCGACCATGACGAAACCGTGCATGTGAAGCACGACCGTACCGAGACCGTGGATAACAACGAAACCATCACCGTGCATGCCAACCGCAGCAAGACGGTTGATCGCAACGAGACCGTGAAGATCGGCATGAACAAATCGGAAACCATCCTCATGGCCTCCTTGCAGAACGTCGGCATGGGCCGGATGGAAAACGTCGGCTTCGGCTACAGCCTCAACGTCGGGATGATGATGAACACCCTGGTCGGCATGAGCCAGACCACCCAGGTGCTGAAAAAGAAATCCACCTCGGTAGGCGAGGCCTACACCCTCAGTGTCGGCGGCACTGACGACGGCTCGACGATCAACATGGACGGCAAGACCATCAAGCTGGGCAGCAAGGTCATCGAGCTGACTGCCGACCAGGAAATTCGCCTGGCTTGCGGGCAGAGCACCATTCGTATCACGGCTAACGAAATCGAGATTCTTTCGCCCAATGTCGACATCAACTGCTGA
- the tssH gene encoding type VI secretion system ATPase TssH: MSEISRAALFGKLNSVAYKAIEAATVFCKLRGNPYVELAHWLHQLLQLQDSDLHRIIRQFNVEPARLARDLTDALDRLPRGSTSITDLSSHVEEAVERGWVYGSLMFGESQVRTGYLVIGILKTPSLRNALLGLSTEFNKLKIESLTERFDEYVGDSPENALAATDGFNAGAPGEASGAMAPSALGKQEALKKFTIDLTEQARNGELDPIVGRDEEIRQLVDILMRRRQNNPILTGEAGVGKTAVVEGFALRIVAGDVPPALKDVELRSLDVGLLQAGASMKGEFEQRLRQVIEDVQASPKPIILFIDEAHTLVGAGGAAGTGDAANLLKPALARGSLRTVAATTWAEYKKHIEKDPALTRRFQVVQVDEPSEDKALLMMRGVASTMEQHHQVQILDEALEASVKLSHRYIPARQLPDKSVSLLDTACARVAISLHAVPAQVDDSRRRIEALQTELQIIAREHAIGVDTGTRQSTVQGLLDSERERLTGLEVRWADEKALVDELLALRAQLRESVGVVDSEIDSAQSHELRGQLVALQQRLSELQGETPLILPTVDYQAVASVVADWTGIPVGRMARNELETVLKLDQHLKKRIIGQDHALQMIAKRIQTSRAGLDNPSKPIGVFMLAGTSGVGKTETALALAEALYGGEQNVITINMSEFQEAHTVSTLKGAPPGYVGYGEGGVLTEAVRRKPYSVVLLDEVEKAHPDVHEMFFQVFDKGVMEDGEGRLIDFKNTLILLTTNAGTELIADLCQDARNVPDPEDIAKALRQPLLEIFPPALLGRLVTIPYYPLSDSMLKAITDLQLGRIKKRVESTHKVPFEYDDGVIDLIVSRCTETESGGRMIDAILTNTLLPDMSREFLTRMLEGQPLAGVRISQRDGQLHYEFAETP, encoded by the coding sequence ATGAGTGAAATCAGTCGTGCCGCGCTGTTCGGCAAACTCAACAGCGTCGCCTACAAGGCCATCGAAGCCGCCACGGTGTTCTGCAAGCTGCGCGGCAACCCTTATGTGGAGCTGGCGCACTGGCTGCATCAGTTGCTGCAATTGCAGGACTCGGACCTGCACCGCATCATTCGACAGTTCAATGTCGAACCGGCACGCCTGGCCCGTGACCTGACTGACGCGCTGGACCGCCTGCCACGCGGCTCAACCTCAATCACTGACTTGTCGTCGCATGTCGAAGAAGCCGTCGAGCGCGGCTGGGTGTACGGCAGCCTGATGTTCGGTGAAAGCCAGGTGCGCACCGGTTATCTGGTGATCGGCATTCTCAAGACCCCAAGCCTGCGCAACGCGCTGCTGGGACTGTCGACTGAATTCAACAAGCTCAAAATCGAAAGCCTCACCGAACGCTTCGACGAATACGTCGGCGACTCGCCGGAAAATGCCCTGGCCGCCACCGACGGCTTCAATGCCGGCGCACCGGGCGAAGCCAGCGGCGCGATGGCGCCCAGTGCTCTGGGCAAGCAGGAGGCGCTGAAGAAATTCACCATCGACCTCACCGAGCAGGCACGCAATGGCGAGCTGGACCCGATCGTCGGGCGTGACGAAGAGATCCGCCAACTGGTGGATATCCTCATGCGCCGCCGGCAGAACAACCCGATCCTGACCGGCGAGGCCGGGGTCGGCAAGACCGCCGTGGTGGAAGGCTTTGCCCTGCGCATCGTCGCCGGTGATGTGCCGCCGGCACTCAAGGACGTCGAGCTGCGCAGCCTCGACGTCGGCCTGTTGCAGGCCGGCGCCAGCATGAAGGGCGAATTCGAACAGCGTCTGCGTCAGGTCATTGAAGACGTACAGGCATCGCCCAAGCCGATCATCCTGTTCATCGATGAAGCCCACACCCTGGTCGGTGCCGGTGGCGCCGCCGGCACCGGCGACGCCGCCAACCTGCTCAAGCCGGCCCTGGCCCGTGGCAGCCTGCGCACTGTGGCCGCCACCACCTGGGCTGAATACAAGAAGCACATCGAGAAAGACCCGGCCCTGACCCGGCGCTTTCAGGTGGTACAGGTCGACGAGCCGTCCGAAGACAAGGCGCTGCTGATGATGCGTGGCGTAGCGTCGACCATGGAGCAACACCATCAGGTGCAGATCCTCGATGAGGCTTTGGAGGCCTCGGTCAAACTCTCGCACCGCTACATCCCGGCGCGCCAGTTGCCAGACAAATCGGTCAGCCTGCTGGACACCGCCTGCGCACGGGTCGCGATCAGCCTGCACGCGGTGCCGGCCCAGGTCGACGACAGCCGTCGGCGGATCGAGGCGCTGCAGACCGAACTGCAGATCATCGCCCGCGAACATGCCATCGGGGTGGATACCGGCACCCGGCAAAGTACCGTTCAGGGGCTGCTGGACAGCGAGCGCGAGCGCCTGACCGGCCTCGAAGTACGCTGGGCCGACGAGAAGGCGCTGGTCGATGAACTGCTGGCCTTGCGTGCACAGCTGCGCGAAAGCGTTGGCGTGGTGGACAGTGAAATCGATAGCGCGCAGAGCCATGAGCTGCGCGGGCAACTGGTCGCTCTGCAACAGCGCTTGAGCGAACTGCAAGGCGAAACCCCATTGATCCTGCCGACCGTGGATTATCAGGCAGTGGCTTCGGTGGTCGCCGACTGGACCGGTATTCCGGTTGGACGCATGGCCCGCAATGAACTGGAAACCGTGCTCAAGCTCGACCAGCACCTGAAAAAACGCATCATCGGCCAGGACCATGCCTTGCAGATGATCGCCAAGCGCATCCAGACCTCGCGCGCCGGGCTCGATAACCCGAGCAAGCCGATTGGCGTGTTCATGCTGGCCGGCACCTCCGGGGTGGGCAAGACCGAAACCGCCCTGGCGCTGGCCGAAGCACTGTACGGCGGCGAGCAGAACGTCATCACCATCAACATGAGTGAGTTCCAGGAAGCCCACACCGTCTCGACCCTCAAGGGCGCCCCGCCGGGCTACGTCGGCTATGGCGAAGGCGGCGTGCTCACCGAAGCCGTGCGCCGCAAGCCGTACAGCGTGGTGCTGCTCGATGAGGTGGAAAAAGCCCACCCTGACGTGCACGAGATGTTCTTCCAGGTGTTCGACAAAGGCGTGATGGAAGATGGCGAAGGCCGGCTGATTGACTTCAAGAACACCCTGATTCTGCTGACCACCAACGCCGGCACCGAGTTGATCGCCGACCTGTGCCAGGACGCCCGAAACGTCCCGGACCCGGAAGACATCGCCAAGGCCCTGCGCCAGCCGTTGCTGGAGATTTTCCCGCCGGCACTGCTCGGTCGGCTGGTGACCATCCCGTATTACCCGCTCAGCGACAGCATGCTCAAGGCGATTACCGACCTGCAGCTGGGGCGCATCAAGAAGCGCGTGGAGAGCACCCACAAGGTGCCGTTCGAGTATGACGACGGCGTGATCGACCTGATTGTCTCGCGCTGCACCGAGACCGAAAGCGGCGGACGGATGATCGACGCCATTCTGACCAACACCCTGCTGCCGGACATGAGCCGCGAGTTCCTGACCCGCATGCTCGAAGGCCAGCCGCTGGCCGGCGTGCGGATCAGCCAGCGCGACGGGCAGTTGCATTATGAATTCGCCGAGACGCCATGA
- the tssG gene encoding type VI secretion system baseplate subunit TssG has protein sequence MESHARPAADAVSSLEQMQEKPWEYDFFQALRRIENENPDLPRFGHSLRLADDPVRLSQRQDSGFAPSTLASVQPGDDELPARLEQFFFGLGGPNGPLPLHLTEYVRERQRHHADPTSKRFLDVFHHRLLSLFYRAWAEARPTVSHDRPDDDYWSGRLAALCGRGLPGQLEQGELPGTAMLHYSGHLAAQTRYPDGLRAILSEYFGVPVNIEEYVGQWLELPERSRVGVTANRLGMDLCLGSHVWDRQHKFRIRLGPLKLDDYMGMLPDGQPFRELVAWVAEYLGHELDWDLNLVLEQPEVPRLQLNNRQRLGFNTWLGTPAQDADDLILARHYADQASSVTTSRSN, from the coding sequence CTGGAAAGCCACGCCCGGCCGGCGGCCGACGCTGTGAGCAGCCTGGAGCAGATGCAGGAAAAACCCTGGGAGTACGACTTCTTCCAGGCGCTGCGGCGCATCGAGAATGAAAATCCCGACCTGCCAAGGTTCGGCCATTCGCTGCGCCTGGCCGATGATCCGGTGCGCCTGAGCCAGCGTCAGGACAGCGGCTTCGCACCCTCGACCCTGGCCAGCGTACAGCCGGGCGATGACGAGCTGCCGGCGCGCCTGGAACAGTTTTTCTTCGGCCTCGGCGGCCCCAATGGTCCGCTGCCGCTGCACCTGACCGAGTACGTGCGCGAGCGCCAGCGCCATCACGCCGACCCGACCAGCAAGCGCTTTCTGGATGTGTTCCACCACCGCCTGTTGAGCCTGTTCTACCGCGCCTGGGCCGAAGCCCGACCGACCGTCAGCCACGACCGGCCTGACGATGATTACTGGTCCGGGCGGCTGGCCGCGCTGTGTGGCCGTGGCTTGCCAGGGCAACTGGAGCAGGGCGAATTGCCCGGCACCGCGATGCTCCACTACAGCGGCCACCTCGCCGCCCAGACCCGCTACCCCGACGGATTACGGGCGATCCTCAGCGAATACTTCGGCGTGCCGGTGAACATCGAGGAATACGTCGGTCAATGGCTGGAGCTGCCCGAGCGCAGCCGGGTCGGGGTGACCGCCAACCGGCTCGGCATGGACCTGTGCCTGGGCAGTCATGTGTGGGATCGCCAGCACAAATTCAGAATTCGGCTGGGGCCGCTCAAGCTCGACGACTACATGGGCATGCTGCCCGATGGCCAGCCGTTTCGCGAACTGGTGGCCTGGGTCGCCGAGTACCTGGGCCACGAACTGGACTGGGACCTGAACCTGGTGCTGGAGCAGCCCGAGGTTCCGCGCCTGCAACTCAACAACCGTCAACGGCTGGGGTTCAACACCTGGCTGGGCACACCGGCACAAGACGCCGACGACCTGATCCTGGCCCGGCACTACGCCGACCAGGCCAGCTCGGTAACGACCTCAAGGAGCAATTGA